ACTAATTTAGATGAATTCGGAATGGGTGGTTCAGGTGAATATTCAGCTTATGGAATTATTAAAAATCCACTTAACAAAAATTATTTAGTAGGAGGCTCATCATCAGGGGCAGCAGCAACATTTTTTACTGAACTTGATTTTGCCATCGGATCTGATACTGGAGATTCAGTTAGAAAACCAGCCTCAAACATTGGAAAAGTCGGGTTTAAGCCAAGTTACGGCGCAATAAGTCGCTATGGACTTTTTGCCTTTGCTACTTCGCTTGATACTGTGGCATTTTTTACTCATAATGTTCAAATGACTGCATTATTAAGTAGTGTTCTATACAAACAGGACTTAAAACATGATTTAACCTCAATTGATTTAAGTTTTAAATATGATGAAATTCAAAAAAACAAACCACAAAAAGTTGCCTATTTAGATTGTTTTGATAAATTAAGTGATGCTACTAAAAAAGCATATGAAAATGTAATTAATAAATTAAAAGCAAACAATGTTGAACTTATTAAAATCAGCATTGATGAAAAATTATTTAAATCAATTGACACAATTTATAAAATTATTGCTTTTTCAGAAGCAGCATCAAATTTAGCTAATTTAACCGGCATTCAATTTGGTAAGCGAATTGAAGGTGAAAATTGAAGAGATAGCTTTATTAAAACTCGCTCACAAGGTTTAGGAAAAATGGTGCAATCGAGACTAATTTTGGGATCTTATTTTCTAAAATCAGAAAACCAAATTAAATATTTTGTCAAAGCTAAACAAATGCGAAGATATTTAAGTAATTATTTTACAAAAATTCATCAACAAGCCGATTGTTTTATCTATCCCGCTTCAAATGATTCCGCTCCTTTGATTAATAAGAAATATCAATCTTCATACATGGACTACATTTTAACTTATGCAAATTTAGTTGGTAATCCTTCATTAACTTTAAAAATGGGAGAAGATGATAATAAAATGCCATTTAATTTAGCAATTGATACTGAAATTTATACCGATAAAAAATTGTTAAATTTTGCTTTATACTTTGAAGAGCTATTAGGAGAGAAATATGAATAGTGATTGAGAAATGGTGATTGGCATTGAGATTCATTTAGAACTTAATACCAAAACCAAAATGTTTTCACCGGTGGAAAATTCATTTGGCAAAGAAGCTAACCAATTAGTTTCTAACATTGACTTAGCTTATCCTGGTAGTTTACCACTTCTAAATTCGCAAGCAATAGTTAAAGGTATAAAATTGGCTAAAGCTTTAAATATGGAAATTGATAAATTAGTTAGATTTGACCGAAAAAATTATTTCTATCCTGATTTAACAAAGGGTTATCAAATTACCCAACAATTCAATCCAATCGGAAAAAATGGAGAAATTAAAATCAAAGTTGCTGGGCAATGAAAAGATATCGCCATTGAAAGAATTCATTTAGAAGAGGACACTGCTAAATCAATTCATGAAGGCGAATTGACTAAAATAAATTACAATCGGGCAGGAGTTCCTTTAATTGAAATTGTTTCAAAACCGGTAATACATTCTGCAAAAGAAGCTGTCGCATATGTTGAAGCTATCCGTCAAACCGCTTTAGCTTTAAATATTAGTGATGCTAAAATGAATGAAGGTAGTTTAAGAACTGATGTAAATATTTCAGTTCGCCCAAAAAATAGTGGCGAACTACGAACAAGAGTGGAAATTAAAAATTTAAATTCACTATCAAATGTTGAAAAAGCAATAGAATATGAAGTTGAACAGCAAATAAATAATTATTTATTAAATAATTTAGTTGAACAATGTACAAAAAGATTTGATGAAAATAGTGAAAAAAC
The sequence above is a segment of the [Mycoplasma] phocae genome. Coding sequences within it:
- a CDS encoding amidase family protein — encoded protein: MKNKNIQEIIKKLQNNDNNAIAHVFEHASLKNSGVLANTVFSIKDNYADKEVVCGASSKILSNFKPAYKATVIKLLEEAGATCVARTNLDEFGMGGSGEYSAYGIIKNPLNKNYLVGGSSSGAAATFFTELDFAIGSDTGDSVRKPASNIGKVGFKPSYGAISRYGLFAFATSLDTVAFFTHNVQMTALLSSVLYKQDLKHDLTSIDLSFKYDEIQKNKPQKVAYLDCFDKLSDATKKAYENVINKLKANNVELIKISIDEKLFKSIDTIYKIIAFSEAASNLANLTGIQFGKRIEGENWRDSFIKTRSQGLGKMVQSRLILGSYFLKSENQIKYFVKAKQMRRYLSNYFTKIHQQADCFIYPASNDSAPLINKKYQSSYMDYILTYANLVGNPSLTLKMGEDDNKMPFNLAIDTEIYTDKKLLNFALYFEELLGEKYE
- the gatB gene encoding Asp-tRNA(Asn)/Glu-tRNA(Gln) amidotransferase subunit GatB; translated protein: MNSDWEMVIGIEIHLELNTKTKMFSPVENSFGKEANQLVSNIDLAYPGSLPLLNSQAIVKGIKLAKALNMEIDKLVRFDRKNYFYPDLTKGYQITQQFNPIGKNGEIKIKVAGQWKDIAIERIHLEEDTAKSIHEGELTKINYNRAGVPLIEIVSKPVIHSAKEAVAYVEAIRQTALALNISDAKMNEGSLRTDVNISVRPKNSGELRTRVEIKNLNSLSNVEKAIEYEVEQQINNYLLNNLVEQCTKRFDENSEKTIMMRSKSDAIDYKYFPDPNLPYIALEDDFINDIKIEETPFQREMRYIATGLNQVQIGQLLNNFEYANYLDAIKAKDSKKAANLFFSEIISYLNLNKKTIAEFNMTVNEATQLINLVIDGKVNKANVKKIIEIKDHENLDILKIINDNDLMVKEINISLDQIIDIILEENPELESTFTKNLDKASKFLAGQIMKKTMGKAKIDEINQKIKERFK